Proteins encoded in a region of the Aphelocoma coerulescens isolate FSJ_1873_10779 chromosome 28, UR_Acoe_1.0, whole genome shotgun sequence genome:
- the NDUFA13 gene encoding NADH dehydrogenase [ubiquinone] 1 alpha subcomplex subunit 13 — translation MAAPKVKQDMAPPGGYGPIDYKRHLPRRGLSGYSLFALGIGSLLLGYYTLIKWNRERRRLLIEELEARIALMPLLQAESDRRTLRMLRENLEEEAKIMRDVPGWKVGESCFHTDRWVPPTQDELYFLQGTTNLNQERFGLQHYV, via the exons ATGGCGGCGCCCAAGGTGAAGCAGGACATGGCCCCGCCGGGCGGGTACGGCCCCATCGACTACAAGCGGCACCTGCCGCGCCGCGGCCTCTCAG GGTACAGCCTGTTCGCGCTCGGCATCGGGAGCCTCCTGCTGGGCTACTACACCCTCATCAAGTGGAACCGCGAGCGCAG GCGGTTGCTGATCGAGGAGCTGGAGGCTCGCATCGCGCTGATGCCGCTGCTGCAGGCGGAGTCCGACCGCAG AACTCTCCGGATGCTGCGGGAGAACCTGGAGGAGGAGGCCAAAATCATGAGGGACGTTCCTGGCTGGAAG GTGGGAGAATCCTGCTTCCACACGGATCGCTGGGTGCCCCCGACGCAGGACGAGCTCTACTTCCTGCAGGGCACGACCAACCTGAACCAGGAGAGGTTCGGGCTGCAGCACTACGTCTGA
- the YJEFN3 gene encoding yjeF N-terminal domain-containing protein 3 encodes MSSASCPSREPPRYLSKAEAEAMEKELLEDYRFGRQQLIEIWGHACAVAVTKAFPLPSLPRKQPTVLVVCGPAQNGAIGLVCARHLRSFDYEPTIFYPKRSPDPLYRDFTTQCEKMDIPFLSYLPTEVQLINDAYNAVVDAVLGAEAEVAEGTEPCAAILATLKHIRIPIVSLDVPSGWAAEAGGSGGISPDVLVSLAAPKECARRFLGRQHFVAGRFLPYDVQRKFELNPPEYPGTECVVAL; translated from the exons ATGAGCTCCGCGTCCTGCCCCTCCCGGGAGCCGCCCCGGTACCTCAG caaGGCGGAGGCGGAGGCCatggagaaggagctgctggaggattaTCGCTTCGGGCGGCAGCAGCTGATCGAGATCTGGGGACACGCCTGTGCCGTGGCTGTCACCAAG gcgTTCCCGCTGCCGTCGCTGCCGCGGAAGCAGCCCACGGTGCTCGTGGTGTGCGGGCCGGCGCAGAACGGGGCCATCGGGCTGGTGTGTGCCCGCCACCTCCGCAGCTTT GATTACGAGCCCACCATCTTCTACCCCAAGCGCTCCCCGGACCCGCTCTACCGCGATTTCACCACGCAGTGCGAGAAGATGGACATCCCCTTCCTGTCCTACCTGCCCACCGAG GTGCAGCTCATCAACGACGCCTACAACGCCGTGGTGGACGCGGTGCTGGGAGCCGAGGCCGAGGTGGCCGAGGGGACAGAGCCGTGCGCGGCCATCCTGGCCACCCTCAAGCACATCCGCATCCCCATCGTCAGCCTGGATGTCCCCTCAG GGTGGGCGGCCGAGGCGGGTGGCAGCGGTGGGATCAGCCCCGATGTCCTGGTGTCGCTGGCGGCCCCCAAGGAGTGCGCGCGGCGCTTCCTGGGCCGGCAGCACTTCGTGGCCGGGCGCTTCCTGCCCTACGACGTGCAGAGAAAGTTCGAGCTCAACCCCCCCGAGTACCCCGGCACCGAGTGCGTGGTggccctgtga
- the CILP2 gene encoding cartilage intermediate layer protein 2: protein MAQLAQLAQLAQLALLALLALGALRAARAAEPLENDSEPGKGGTAEKPWKATPDLEELDLDTAGRGAEWTSWFNIDHPGGDGDHESLEAIRFYYGDRVCARPVAIQARSTEWELPAALGQVVHASPKRGFRCLHREQPPGKACANYHVRFLCPLEHIYWSHWSSWSPCSRSACGTRGTQSRTRRCRSARSQSPLKELKCQGKASERRPCSAGPCPEPTWTEWGAWGPCSRSCGSAGKRVRRRSCKPAKNPPCPGRATEVQKCPPAPCPGCPGLTLQGTVVTAAGLALPDARVYLEGRPPLLLARSDAQGRFTASGLCLGPAANLSAHRDGFAPGLAPIATDGSGVAVAHLRLRRLEKPYMVLHPAAKVREAGQDVTFCCKAAGTPAPQKYYWYHNGTLLQGKAQRSSGRLALRGLAPEQAGTYHCKASSEAGAIRSAPAQLTVLAQGQQSCRAEPEPSLVELPSECPQDASGSRYYNVGRCPASPCPGGPAEPSGCGEEAGRCCGVRRMELRQVPCAGSLLPVKVVAECGCGPCAQPRVLVQGRVTAADTGEPLRFGHIFLGGKQVGFTGYQGSFTIEVPPDTQRLVTRFVDGQQRLVDAVKVLPFNRRGGAVYQEVKMLRKKEPVELDGGRSNAIPLGEAGGREPVGELLLPAGAFLRPSGEVFNGTVKASVTFVDPRDMGTASAASSDLSFANADGEIVPLRTYGMFAVDFREGDSGAALQAGPVQVRMDAGQVWMPEHLQKMKLWSLNPESGLWEEEGVLRPAGGGRRKREERTFLVGNLEIRERRLFNLDVPEDRRCFVKVRAYSNEKFNPYEQLEGVVISLINLEPQPGFPSNPRAWGRFDSVVTGANGACLPAFCDGQRPDAYTALVTATLGGEELEAVASSPKLNPNAVGVAQPYLGKLGYRRSDHEDPALKKTAFQINVAKPDPNNVDESNGPVYSYRSLRECEEAPVSANHLRFYRVEVDKYEYNVVPFKESDVTSWTGDYLAWWPNPQEFRACFIKVRLEGPQEYMVRSRNVGGSHPRTRGQLYGLRDSRSVRDALLDNTSGACVEFKCGGMLFDQSLVDRTLVSVVPQGSCRRTAINGLLRDYLSRHPPLADNNHTGAFSMLAPLDPLGHNYGIYTVTDQNPRLAKEIAIGRCFAGTSDGFSREMRAAEGTAVTFSCQERPPGRESFFQRLLTAPAEALAEIRREMGSSELRRAPPEVMDFASGARAPGPTPTRRTPSSQRRPGRLRGQP from the exons atggcacagctggcacagctggcacagctggcacagctggcgCTGCTGGCGCTGCTGGCGCTGGGAGCCCTGCGCGCTGCCAGGGCCGCAG AGCCGCTGGAGAACGACTCGGAGCCGGGCAAGGGCGGCACGGCCGAGAAGCCCTGGAAGGCCACTCCggacctggaggagctggacctGGACACGGCAG GCAGAGGCGCCGAGTGGACGTCGTGGTTCAACATCGACCACCCCGGCGGGGACGGCGACCACGAGAGCCTGGAGGCCATCAGGTTCTACTACGGGGACCGCGTGTGTGCCCGGCCGGTGGCCATCCAGGCCCGCAGCACCGAGTGGGAGCTGCCGGCGGCCCTGGGCCAGGTGGTGCACGCCAGCCCCAAGCGCGGCTTCCGCTGCCTGCACCGCGAGCAGCCGCCCGGCAAGGCCTGCGCCAACTACCACGTGCGCTTCCTGTGCCCGCTGG AGCACATTTACTGGTCGCACTGGTCCTCGTGGAGCCCCTGCTCGCGCAGCGCCTGCGGCACCCGCGGCACCCAGAGCCGCACCCGGCGCTgccgcagcgcccgcagccaGAGCCCGCTCAAGGAGCTCAAGTGCCAGGGCAAAGCCAGCGAGCGCCGGCCCTGCAGCGCCGGGCCCTGCCCAG AGCCCACCTGGACGGAATGGGGCGCTTGGGGTCCCTGTTCCCGCAGCTgcggcagcgccgggaagcgcgtccGGCGCCGGAGCTGCAAACCCGCCAAGAACCCGCCGTGCCCCGGCCGTGCCACTGAGGTGCAGAAATGTCCCCCTGCGCCCTGCCCAG GTTGCCCCGGGCTCACGCTGCAGGGCACCGTGGTCACCGCCGcggggctggcactgcccgACGCCCGCGTGTACCTGGAGGGCCGCCCGCCGCTCCTGCTGGCCCGCAGCGATGCCCAGGGGCGCTTCACGGCCTCGGGGCTGTGCCTGGGCCCCGCCGCCAACCTCAGCGCCCACCGCGACGGCTTCGCCCCGGGGCTGGCACCCATCGCCACCGACGGCTCGGGCGTGGCCGTGGCGCACCTGAGGCTGCGGCGGCTCG AGAAGCCCTACATGGTGCTGCACCCCGCGGCCAAGGTGCGGGAGGCCGGGCAGGACGTGACCTTCTGCTGCAAAGCCGCGGGCACCCCCGCGCCCCAAAAATATTACTG GTACCACAACGGGACGCTGCTGCAGGGGAAGGCGCAGCGCTCCAGCGGCCGCCTGGCGCTGCGGGGGCTGGCACCGGAGCAGGCTGGCACCTACCACTGCAAAGCCAGCTCCGAGGCCGGAGCCATCCGCTCGGCGCCGGCACAGCTCACCGTGCTGG cccagggccagcagagctgcagggcgGAGCCGGAGCCCAGCCTGGTGGAGCTGCCCAGCGAGTGCCCGCAGGATGCCAGCGGCTCCCGCTACTACAACGTGGGGCGCTGCCCGGCCTCGCCGTGCCCCGGCGGCCCCGCGGAGCCCTCGGGGTGCGGGGAGGAGGCGGGGCGGTGCTGCGGCGTGCGGAGGATGGAGCTGCGGCAGGTGCCGTGCGCCGGCTCGCTGCTGCCCGTCAAGGTGGTGGCCGAGTGCGGCTGCGggccctgtgcccagccccggGTGCTGGTGCAGGGCCGGGTGACGGCGGCCGACACCGGGGAGCCGCTGCGCTTCGGCCACATCTTCCTCGGGGGCAAGCAAGTGGGCTTCACCGGCTACCAGGGCTCCTTCACCATCGAGGTGCCGCCGGACACGCAGCGCTTGGTCACTCGCTTCGTGGACGGGCAGCAGCGCTTGGTGGACGCCGTCAAGGTGCTGCCCTTTAaccggcgcggcggggccgtgtACCAGGAGGTGAAGATGCTGCGCAAGAAGGAGCCGGTGGAGCTGGACGGTGGCCGGAGCAACGCCATCCCGCTGGGAGAGGCCGGCGGCCGCGAGCCCGtcggggagctgctgctgccggcCGGAGCCTTCCTGCGGCCGTCCGGGGAGGTTTTCAACGGCACGGTCAAAGCCAGCGTCACCTTCGTGGACCCCAGGGACATGGGCACGGCCAGCGCGGCGTCCAGCGACCTGAGCTTCGCCAACGCCGACGGGGAGATCGTCCCCCTGCGCACCTACGGGATGTTCGCCGTGGATTTCCGGGAAGGCGACAGCGGCGCGGCGCTGCAGGCGGGGCCGGTGCAGGTGAGGATGGACGCGGGGCAGGTGTGGATGCCGGAGCACCTGCAGAAGATGAAGCTGTGGTCCCTGAACCCCGAGAGCGGCctgtgggaggaggagggggtgcTGCGGCCGGCCGGGGGCGGCCGGaggaagagggaggagaggaccTTCCTGGTGGGCAACCTGGAGATCCGCGAGCGGCGCCTCTTCAACCTGGACGTGCCCGAGGATCGCCGCTGCTTCGTCAAGGTCAGGGCCTACAGCAACGAGAAGTTCAACCCCTACGAGCAGCTGGAAGGGGTGGTCATCAGCCTCATCAACCTGGAGCCGCAGCCCGGCTTCCCCAGCAACCCGCGGGCCTGGGGCCGCTTCGACAGCGTGGTCACCGGTGCCAACGGCGCCTGCCTGCCCGCCTTCTGCGACGGCCAGCGCCCCGACGCCTACACGGCCCTGGTCACCGCCACGCTGGGCGGCGAGGAGCTGGAAGCCGTGGCCTCCAGCCCCAAGCTCAACCCCAACGCCGTGGGGGTGGCGCAGCCCTACCTGGGCAAGCTGGGCTACCGCCGCTCGGACCACGAGGACCCGGCGCTGAAGAAGACGGCGTTCCAGATCAACGTGGCCAAGCCCGACCCCAACAACGTGGACGAGAGCAACGGCCCCGTCTACTCCTACCGGAGCCTGCGGGAGTGCGAGGAGGCGCCGGTCAGCGCCAACCACCTGCGCTTCTACCGCGTGGAGGTGGACAAGTACGAGTACAACGTGGTGCCCTTCAAGGAGAGCGACGTCACCTCCTGGACCGGCGATTATTTGGCGTGGTGGCCCAACCCGCAGGAGTTCCGGGCGTGCTTCATCAAGGTGCGGCTGGAGGGGCCGCAGGAGTACATGGTGAGGTCGCGCAACGTCGGCGGAAGCCACCCCCGCACGCGGGGACAGCTCTACGGGCTGCGGGACAGCCGGAGCGTGCGGGATGCGCTGCTGGACAACACCTCGGGGGCCTGCGTGGAGTTCAAGTGCGGCGGGATGCTCTTCGACCAGAGCCTGGTGGACAGAACCCTGGTGTCCGTCGTGCCGCAGGGCAGCTGTCGCCGCACGGCCATCAACGGCCTCCTGCGGGACTACCTGAGCCGCCACCCGCCGCTGGCCGACAACAACCACACCGGAGCCTTCTCCATGCTGGCCCCGCTGGACCCGTTGGGCCACAACTACGGCATCTACACCGTGACGGACCAGAACCCGCGGCTGGCCAAGGAAATCGCCATCGGCCGCTGCTTCGCGGGCACCTCGGACGGCTTCTCGCGGGAGATGAGGGCGGCCGAGGGCACGGCCGTCACCTTCAGCTGCCAGGAGCGGCCGCCGGGCAGGGAGAGCTTCTTCCAGCGCCTGCTGACCGCTCCGGCCGAGGCGCTGGCCGAGATCCGCAGGGAGATGGGCAGCAGCGAGCTGCGCCGCGCTCCCCCCGAGGTGATGGACTTCGCCTCCGGTGCCCGAGCCCCCGGCCCCACGCCCACCCGCCGGACCCCCAGCAGCCAGCGGAGACCGGGCCGGCTCCGGGGACAGCCCTGA
- the PLVAP gene encoding plasmalemma vesicle-associated protein, whose translation MEKSSFAMAKFGLERKEAIPKRDCGFYVKYIFLFTSLIQFLIILGLVLFMVYGNAQAGTDTHLRLLEEQVQSHYRRIVALDATKANLSRALNATLKDKDKLQGLALKVQRELEKCNSSQASSSVPQLQEVVYLQVRLAECRLTSALINTSCSAEKLQLQRQLDQATLSKKNLEESGRQSEATLAKATQDRDRCQQDLQRAKTMGDFSRTELELQRHECRSLKGDMGDKFQRVTELVKQIRCREAEDELRQLQERTEGLFRWQQERDARYIHKNTCELSVQQCQLNCSREMQELERRIQGLEKRERDGVEERRKLEAEKEKLGKELEEKRRAAEAQAEALREQLGVCMGAKMPHLDLLGSRVPGSAGRLSSFPGTGSYMEILRNPATLGTMGKKNLEELQRMLQVMEQFTATLKNPSG comes from the exons ATGGAGAAGAGCAGCTTCGCCATGGCCAAATTCGGCTTGGAGCGCAAGGAGGCGATCCCGAAGCGGGATTGCGGGTTTTACGTCAAGTACATTTTCCTTTTCACCTCGCTGATCCAATTCCTCATCATCCTGGGGCTCGTGCTCTTCATGGTGTACGGCAACGCCCAGGCGGGCACCGACACCCACCTgaggctgctggaggagcaggtgcAGAGCCACTACCGCAGGATCGTCGCCCTGGATGCCACCAAGGCCAACCTGAGCCGCGCCCTCAACGCCACCCTCAAGGACAAGGACAAGCTGCAGGGGCTGGCGCTGAAggtgcagagggagctggagaaGTGCAACAGCAGCCAGGCTTCCAGCAGCGTCCCGCAG CTGCAGGAGGTCGTGTACCTGCAGGTGAGGCTGGCCGAGTGCCGCCTGACCAGCGCCCTCATCAACACCTCCTGCAGCG CcgagaagctgcagctgcagcggCAGCTGGACCAGGCCACGTTATCCAAGAAAAACCTGGAGGAAAGCGGCCGGCAGAGCGAGGCCACGCTGGCCAAAGCCACCCAGGACAGGGACAGATGCCAGCAGGACCTGCAGAGAGCCAAGACCATGGGGGACTTCAGCAGGacggagctggagctgcagagacACGAGTGCCGCTCCCTCAAGGGTGACATGGGTGACAAATTCCAGAGGGTCACGGAGCTGGTGAAGCAAATCCGGTGCAGAGAGGCCGAGGACGagctgaggcagctgcaggagcgcaCGGAGGGGCTGTTCCGGTGGCAGCAGGAGCGCGACGCCCGCTACATCCACAAGAACACCTGCGAGCTGAGcgtgcagcagtgccagctcaACTGCTCCCGGGagatgcaggagctggagaggagGATCCAGGGCCTGGAGAAGCGGGAGAGGGACGgggtggaggagaggaggaagctgGAGGCGGAGAAGGAGAagctggggaaggagctggaggagaagaggagggcgGCGGAGGCGCAGGCGGAGGCGCTGAGGGAGCAGCTCGGGGTCTGCATGGGAGCCAAg ATGCCCCACCTGGACCTGCTGGGCTCGCGGGTGCCGGGCAGCGCCGGCCGCTTGAGCTCCTTCCCTGGCACCGGCTCCTACATGGAAATCCTAAGGAACCCGGCGACCTTGGGCACCATGG gaaAGAAGAACCTGGAGGAGCTCCAGcggatgctgcaggtgatggAGCAGTTCACGGCCACCCTGAAGAACCCCAG CGGATAA